Proteins encoded in a region of the Flavobacterium sp. PMTSA4 genome:
- a CDS encoding lysophospholipid acyltransferase family protein: MKILKYIFWTLYRVWFYLLIAIPILIMFPFLFISILSEKCYPYFFVLARIWAKFILLGMGFNTKVVFEQRPEKGKSYMFVANHTSMTDIMLMLSIVENPFVFVGKKELSKIPLFGFFYKRTCILVDRNSPKSRQEVFRRAQARLNQGLSVCIFPEGGVPDESIVLDEFKDGAFRLAIEHEIPVVPMSFYDNKERFSYTFFSGSPGKMRAKVHHFFETKGKAEIKKTLKTEVRNLILQDLESDLYKKSSK; encoded by the coding sequence ATGAAAATATTGAAATACATTTTTTGGACGCTTTACCGTGTTTGGTTTTACCTCTTAATTGCGATTCCAATATTGATTATGTTTCCTTTTTTATTCATTTCGATACTTTCTGAAAAATGTTATCCTTATTTTTTTGTGTTAGCTAGAATTTGGGCAAAATTCATCCTTTTAGGAATGGGATTCAACACCAAAGTAGTTTTTGAACAAAGACCAGAAAAAGGTAAAAGTTATATGTTTGTTGCCAATCATACTTCAATGACTGATATAATGTTAATGCTGTCAATAGTTGAAAATCCTTTTGTTTTTGTTGGGAAAAAGGAGCTTTCAAAAATACCATTGTTTGGGTTTTTCTATAAAAGAACTTGTATTTTGGTTGATAGAAATAGCCCTAAAAGTAGACAAGAAGTTTTTAGAAGAGCGCAAGCACGATTAAATCAAGGATTGAGTGTTTGTATATTTCCTGAAGGCGGCGTTCCTGATGAAAGTATTGTTTTAGATGAGTTTAAAGATGGTGCATTCAGATTGGCAATTGAACATGAAATTCCAGTTGTACCAATGTCTTTTTATGATAATAAAGAACGTTTTTCATATACTTTTTTTAGTGGAAGTCCAGGAAAAATGAGAGCAAAAGTGCATCATTTCTTTGAGACAAAAGGGAAAGCAGAAATAAAGAAAACCCTAAAAACTGAAGTTCGTAATTTAATATTGCAAGATTTAGAAAGCGATTTATATAAAAAGAGTTCCAAATAA
- the dprA gene encoding DNA-processing protein DprA: MNPTELFYVLALLKVEGVGDIVAKKLINHCGSAEDVFKSKTQILKSIDGVGETLTKNLKDKTIFEKAKKELQFIENENISVLYYQNSEYPEKLKHCIDGPTLLFSSGTFDFKNRKIISIVGTREVTSYGTEICKKLIEDLAVFNPIIVSGFAYGVDIIAHKAAMDNNLQTIGVLAHGLNQIYPKVHKKYVAKMEENGGFLTEFWSNSNPDKENFVRRNRIVAGMSEATIVIESAEKGGSLITANIANDYSRDVFAVPGRVSDKYSQGCNDLIKTQRATLLTSAADLIYNLNWELESKPTKTVQKQLFVSLDNDEQLIYDYLQKNGKQLLDIVALECNFPIFRMSSILLNMELKGVIRPLPGKLFEAI, encoded by the coding sequence ATGAATCCTACTGAACTTTTTTATGTTTTAGCACTTCTAAAAGTAGAAGGCGTTGGTGATATTGTTGCTAAAAAATTGATAAATCATTGTGGTTCAGCTGAAGATGTTTTTAAATCAAAAACACAAATTTTAAAGTCTATTGATGGAGTTGGAGAAACTTTGACTAAAAATCTAAAAGACAAGACAATTTTTGAAAAAGCGAAAAAGGAATTGCAATTCATTGAGAATGAAAACATTTCTGTTTTATATTATCAAAATTCAGAATATCCAGAAAAACTTAAACATTGTATCGATGGACCAACATTACTTTTTTCAAGCGGAACTTTTGATTTTAAGAATAGAAAAATAATAAGTATTGTTGGCACACGCGAAGTAACATCTTATGGAACAGAAATTTGCAAAAAACTAATTGAGGATTTAGCTGTTTTTAATCCAATAATTGTTAGTGGTTTTGCTTATGGAGTTGATATCATTGCTCATAAAGCTGCTATGGATAATAATTTGCAAACTATTGGCGTTTTGGCGCATGGGTTAAATCAAATTTATCCAAAAGTGCATAAAAAGTATGTTGCAAAAATGGAAGAAAATGGAGGTTTTCTAACCGAATTTTGGAGTAATTCTAATCCTGATAAAGAAAATTTTGTTCGCAGAAATAGAATTGTTGCTGGAATGAGTGAGGCAACGATTGTAATTGAAAGTGCCGAAAAAGGCGGTTCACTTATTACAGCTAATATAGCCAATGATTATAGCCGAGATGTTTTTGCTGTTCCGGGAAGAGTTTCTGATAAATACAGCCAAGGTTGTAATGATTTGATTAAAACCCAACGCGCAACTCTTTTGACTTCGGCAGCTGATTTAATTTACAATCTTAATTGGGAATTGGAATCAAAACCAACAAAAACGGTTCAAAAACAACTTTTTGTTTCTCTTGATAATGACGAACAATTGATTTACGATTATTTACAAAAAAACGGAAAACAATTGTTAGATATTGTAGCTTTAGAATGCAATTTCCCTATTTTTAGAATGTCATCAATCCTTTTAAACATGGAACTTAAAGGTGTTATTCGTCCGTTACCAGGAAAATTATTTGAAGCTATATAA
- a CDS encoding transglutaminase-like domain-containing protein, giving the protein MKTTFYSLVFLLFFASNSYAQKGLDPTADEISQAKKLREKYSKDDIAILESSDFVSFDLNKKAGKVIVNHSIKEHLMNINHRADIQKYEFYDSESSIQSFSLKYRNDKTASFSVKDEFYKDRDLFYNDAKVKYINVDFPVQGYNYKYEMEKKYDDVKYFTSLFFNDEYPVLNKKITFEIPNWLEIELKEFNFDGFKINKTSKTEDKKTIITYTLENVPAAFKESDAPGRSYLYPHILVIAKSFSKDGNSTTLFKTNNDLYKWYVSLIQLMKDNTSVMKSKVTELTANAKTDEEKIKNIYYWVQDNIRYIAFEDGIAGFKPDESNNVFEKRYGDCKGMANLIKQMLKLAGFDARLTWIGTKHIAYDYNTPSLAVDNHMICTLMYKGKKIFLDGTEKYNSYGEYAERIQNKEVMIEDGDKCIIEKVPSVTADFNKESFKSSLSIEGETLKGTCNKTFQGESRAEFLNIYNSFETTKRKERLDGYLSKQNKSITVSDVKTSDLKNRDIKLTVDYNIAIQNRVSSFDDEIYIDLDFMNEFKNFDLKDRKVDYEMSYKTNYVSQVNLKIPDGYKVIKMPENLSVKEANFDINLSFENAGKEIIYKKSFVFKNGCIKANEIEKWNDFVKKLVENYNQQITLSK; this is encoded by the coding sequence ATGAAAACCACTTTTTATTCGTTGGTTTTTCTACTTTTTTTTGCGTCAAATAGTTATGCCCAAAAAGGATTAGACCCAACCGCTGATGAAATTTCTCAAGCAAAAAAACTAAGAGAAAAATATTCTAAAGACGACATAGCTATTCTTGAAAGTTCTGACTTTGTAAGCTTTGATTTAAACAAAAAAGCAGGTAAAGTAATTGTAAATCATAGCATTAAAGAACATTTAATGAATATTAACCATCGTGCTGATATTCAGAAATATGAATTTTATGATAGTGAATCAAGCATTCAAAGTTTTTCATTGAAATATAGAAATGATAAAACGGCTTCTTTCTCTGTAAAAGACGAATTTTATAAAGACCGCGATTTATTTTATAATGATGCAAAAGTAAAATATATCAATGTTGATTTTCCGGTTCAAGGGTACAATTATAAATATGAAATGGAAAAAAAATATGATGATGTAAAGTATTTTACATCGCTGTTTTTCAATGATGAATATCCGGTATTAAATAAAAAAATCACTTTCGAAATTCCAAATTGGTTAGAAATTGAGTTGAAAGAATTCAATTTTGATGGATTTAAAATCAACAAAACTTCAAAAACTGAAGATAAAAAAACAATCATTACGTATACGTTAGAAAATGTTCCCGCAGCTTTTAAAGAAAGTGATGCGCCAGGAAGAAGTTATCTCTATCCACATATTTTAGTTATTGCAAAATCATTTTCAAAAGACGGAAATTCAACTACTTTATTCAAAACCAACAACGATTTATATAAATGGTATGTTTCATTAATTCAATTGATGAAAGACAATACTTCGGTTATGAAAAGTAAAGTAACTGAACTAACTGCCAACGCAAAAACTGATGAAGAAAAAATAAAAAACATCTATTATTGGGTTCAAGATAATATTCGTTATATCGCTTTTGAAGACGGAATTGCAGGTTTCAAACCAGATGAATCAAACAATGTTTTTGAAAAAAGATATGGCGATTGTAAAGGAATGGCAAACTTAATCAAGCAAATGCTCAAATTAGCTGGCTTTGATGCAAGATTAACATGGATTGGCACAAAACACATTGCTTATGATTATAATACACCATCATTAGCGGTAGACAATCACATGATATGTACTTTGATGTATAAAGGCAAAAAAATATTTCTTGATGGAACCGAAAAATATAATTCTTATGGAGAATACGCTGAGCGAATTCAAAACAAAGAAGTAATGATAGAAGATGGTGATAAATGTATTATTGAAAAAGTTCCAAGTGTTACTGCTGATTTTAATAAAGAATCTTTTAAATCTTCACTTTCTATTGAAGGCGAAACATTAAAAGGAACGTGTAATAAAACTTTTCAAGGAGAAAGCAGAGCAGAATTTTTAAACATTTACAACAGTTTTGAAACAACAAAAAGAAAAGAACGTTTGGATGGTTATTTGTCAAAGCAAAATAAAAGCATTACGGTTTCAGATGTTAAAACCAGCGATTTGAAAAACAGAGATATCAAACTAACTGTTGACTATAACATTGCCATTCAAAACAGAGTTTCTTCTTTTGATGATGAAATATATATTGATTTAGATTTCATGAACGAGTTCAAAAATTTTGATTTAAAAGACAGAAAAGTTGATTATGAAATGAGTTACAAAACAAATTATGTTTCTCAAGTCAATCTTAAAATTCCTGATGGTTATAAAGTAATTAAAATGCCCGAAAATCTTAGTGTTAAAGAGGCAAATTTTGACATTAACTTAAGTTTTGAAAACGCAGGAAAAGAAATAATTTATAAAAAATCATTTGTGTTTAAAAACGGATGCATAAAAGCAAACGAGATAGAAAAATGGAATGATTTTGTTAAAAAATTAGTCGAAAATTACAACCAACAAATAACATTATCAAAATAA
- the trpS gene encoding tryptophan--tRNA ligase → MPKILTGIQSTGTPHLGNLLGAILPAIELSKNPTNESFLFIADLHSITQIKNGEELRQNTYSTAAVWLACGLDVNKVVFYRQSDVPQTAELSWYLSCFFPFQRLTLAHSFKDKADRLEDVNAGLFSYPMLMAADILLYDANIVPVGKDQLQHIEITRDVASRFNHQMGETFVIPEAKVQEETMYIPGTDGQKMSKSRGNIINIFLDDKALRKQIMNIETDSTPLEEPKNPDTCKVFAIYKLLANAEQTNSMKTKYANENRDFGYGHAKQALFELIVEKFKTEREKYNYFMNNLHEVDSLLEQGATKAGNVADNVLKRVRVKLGFN, encoded by the coding sequence ATGCCAAAAATATTAACAGGAATCCAATCTACTGGAACACCACATTTAGGGAATTTATTAGGCGCTATTTTGCCTGCAATCGAATTATCTAAAAATCCAACTAATGAATCTTTTCTATTCATTGCTGATTTACATTCGATAACTCAAATAAAAAATGGAGAAGAACTCCGCCAAAACACATACAGTACCGCGGCTGTTTGGTTGGCTTGTGGATTAGATGTAAATAAAGTAGTTTTCTATCGTCAAAGCGATGTTCCTCAAACCGCTGAATTATCATGGTATTTGAGTTGTTTTTTCCCTTTTCAACGATTGACTTTGGCACATTCTTTCAAAGATAAAGCCGATAGATTAGAAGATGTAAATGCTGGATTGTTTTCGTATCCAATGCTTATGGCTGCTGATATTTTGTTATATGATGCTAATATTGTTCCAGTTGGGAAAGATCAATTACAACATATAGAAATTACTCGTGATGTTGCTTCAAGATTCAACCACCAAATGGGAGAAACTTTTGTAATTCCTGAAGCCAAGGTTCAAGAAGAAACGATGTATATTCCTGGAACTGATGGCCAAAAAATGAGTAAATCTCGTGGAAATATCATTAACATTTTCCTTGACGATAAAGCTTTGCGTAAGCAAATCATGAATATTGAAACGGATAGTACTCCGCTTGAAGAACCAAAAAATCCTGATACTTGTAAAGTATTTGCTATCTATAAATTATTAGCAAATGCTGAACAAACCAATTCTATGAAAACTAAATATGCTAATGAAAACCGCGATTTTGGTTATGGTCATGCAAAGCAAGCTTTGTTTGAATTGATAGTTGAAAAATTCAAAACTGAGCGTGAAAAATATAACTACTTTATGAACAATTTACACGAAGTAGATTCTTTACTTGAACAAGGAGCAACAAAAGCTGGAAATGTTGCCGATAATGTTTTAAAAAGAGTTCGAGTTAAACTTGGTTTTAATTAA
- a CDS encoding lysophospholipid acyltransferase family protein: MEKLISYPLSIVYYLCFGLCLVIFHPIQWICFNIFGYQAHKKSVDYLNFFLVKCTNLLGTTYTIKNRNTIPKNVPIVFVSNHQSLYDIIGIIWYLRKFHPKFVSKKELGKGIPSVSYNLRHGGSVLIDRKDPKQAIPVIKSLSEYIEKHQRSAVIFPEGTRSKTGKPKEFAQSGLKILCKFAPSAYVVPITINNSWKMVKFGAFPMGLGNRLEFIIHEAIPVKDFPFEELIKKTEQSVVSSIK; encoded by the coding sequence ATGGAAAAACTGATTTCTTATCCTTTATCGATTGTTTATTATCTTTGTTTTGGGTTGTGTTTAGTCATTTTTCACCCAATACAATGGATTTGTTTTAATATTTTTGGCTATCAAGCTCACAAAAAAAGTGTTGATTATTTGAATTTTTTTCTCGTAAAATGCACTAATTTATTGGGAACAACATATACTATTAAAAACAGAAATACGATACCAAAAAATGTCCCAATTGTTTTTGTTTCTAATCATCAAAGTCTATATGATATTATTGGAATTATTTGGTATCTAAGAAAATTTCATCCAAAATTTGTTAGTAAAAAAGAGCTTGGTAAAGGTATTCCAAGTGTTTCATATAATTTACGTCATGGAGGTTCAGTTTTAATTGACAGAAAAGATCCAAAACAAGCTATTCCAGTAATAAAATCGCTTAGCGAGTATATCGAAAAACACCAACGTTCGGCAGTTATTTTTCCTGAAGGAACTCGAAGCAAAACAGGAAAACCTAAAGAATTTGCCCAAAGCGGGCTAAAAATCTTATGTAAATTTGCGCCTTCAGCATATGTTGTGCCAATTACTATAAATAATTCATGGAAAATGGTTAAATTTGGGGCATTCCCAATGGGTTTAGGCAATAGACTTGAATTTATCATACACGAAGCAATTCCTGTTAAAGACTTCCCTTTTGAAGAGTTAATCAAAAAAACAGAGCAATCAGTTGTTTCATCAATAAAATAA
- the recA gene encoding recombinase RecA, producing the protein MSSEKEAKLKALQLTLDKLDKAYGKGTVMKMGDKAVEEVETIPSGSLGLDLALGVNGYPKGRIIEIYGPESSGKTTLTLHAIAEAQKQGGIAAFIDAEHAFDRHYAEKLGVDVENLIISQPDNGEQALEIAENLIRSGAIDIVVIDSVAALTPKSEIEGEMGDSKMGLHARLMSQALRKLTGTISKTHCTVFFINQLREKIGVMFGNPETTTGGNALKFYASVRLDIRRSSQIKDGENVIGNRTKVKVIKNKVAPPFKTAEFDIMYGEGVSKTGEILDLAVEFEIIKKSGSWFSYGDTRLGQGRDSVKLLIKDNPELADELEQKIKEFIKENNS; encoded by the coding sequence ATGAGTTCAGAAAAAGAAGCCAAATTAAAAGCATTACAACTAACACTAGATAAATTAGACAAAGCTTACGGAAAAGGAACCGTAATGAAAATGGGCGATAAAGCCGTTGAAGAAGTAGAAACTATTCCTTCTGGTTCACTTGGTTTAGATTTAGCTTTAGGTGTAAATGGTTATCCAAAAGGAAGAATTATTGAAATATATGGTCCAGAATCTTCGGGAAAAACAACTTTAACATTACATGCTATTGCTGAAGCTCAGAAGCAAGGTGGAATCGCTGCCTTTATTGATGCTGAACATGCTTTTGACAGACATTATGCTGAAAAATTAGGAGTTGATGTTGAAAACCTAATTATTTCTCAACCAGATAATGGTGAACAAGCATTGGAAATTGCAGAAAATTTAATCCGTTCAGGCGCTATTGATATTGTTGTAATTGACTCTGTTGCTGCCTTAACTCCAAAAAGTGAAATTGAAGGAGAAATGGGTGATTCAAAAATGGGTTTACACGCAAGATTGATGTCTCAAGCTTTAAGAAAGTTAACAGGAACTATTAGCAAAACTCATTGTACTGTGTTTTTCATCAACCAATTAAGAGAAAAAATTGGAGTTATGTTTGGAAATCCTGAAACGACAACTGGAGGAAATGCATTGAAATTTTATGCTTCTGTTCGTTTAGACATTCGTCGTTCATCACAAATTAAAGATGGCGAAAACGTAATTGGAAACAGAACAAAAGTAAAAGTGATTAAAAATAAAGTTGCACCACCTTTCAAGACAGCAGAATTTGATATAATGTATGGCGAAGGTGTTTCAAAAACAGGTGAAATTCTTGACTTAGCTGTTGAATTTGAAATTATTAAAAAATCAGGTTCATGGTTTAGTTATGGTGATACAAGACTTGGTCAAGGAAGAGATTCTGTGAAACTTTTAATCAAAGACAATCCAGAGTTAGCTGATGAATTAGAACAAAAAATAAAGGAATTTATCAAAGAAAATAATTCATAA
- a CDS encoding HU domain-containing protein produces the protein MKIEQYISQLLYRYQCVTVPGFGAFLTEIQSAKLDENSHSFYPPKKLISFNPYIKNNDGLLANHLAQAEKINYEVAISVIQTEVDNWRKSIQEFGQLTFKNIGGFSLNSENNLVFVPSDQVNYLKESFGLTSYISPAVKREEVKREEYKEIVEELEEKAPIVFTPEKRKNYSFLKYAAIVLVSIGITGAVGFKLHQNYEERIAQETLLVEQNVQKKINEKIQEATFFIESPLPSVTLTVPSEKMPYHVVAGAFSIESNAENLLERLTKLGYHAKRIPVNKYGLHPVLYGSYSSYSEAYKAMKEIQQVDNPKAWLLIEEF, from the coding sequence ATGAAGATTGAACAATACATTTCCCAATTATTATACCGATATCAATGTGTAACCGTTCCAGGTTTTGGAGCGTTTTTAACAGAGATTCAATCTGCTAAATTGGATGAAAACTCACATTCCTTTTATCCGCCAAAGAAATTAATTTCTTTTAACCCATATATTAAAAACAATGATGGCTTATTAGCAAATCATTTGGCTCAAGCAGAAAAAATAAATTATGAAGTTGCTATTTCTGTTATCCAAACTGAAGTTGACAACTGGAGAAAATCGATTCAAGAATTTGGTCAATTGACATTTAAAAATATTGGTGGCTTTTCATTAAACAGCGAAAATAATTTGGTTTTTGTTCCTTCTGATCAAGTTAATTATTTAAAAGAATCGTTTGGATTAACTTCTTATATTTCTCCTGCTGTTAAGCGTGAAGAAGTTAAACGAGAAGAATACAAAGAAATCGTTGAAGAATTAGAAGAAAAAGCGCCGATAGTTTTTACTCCAGAAAAAAGAAAAAACTATTCGTTTTTGAAATATGCAGCAATTGTTTTAGTTTCTATTGGAATTACTGGAGCTGTTGGTTTTAAGTTACACCAAAACTACGAAGAAAGAATTGCTCAAGAAACGCTTTTAGTAGAACAAAATGTTCAGAAAAAAATAAACGAAAAAATACAAGAAGCCACTTTTTTTATAGAAAGTCCATTGCCAAGTGTTACACTGACTGTGCCTTCTGAAAAAATGCCTTATCATGTTGTTGCTGGTGCTTTTAGTATTGAAAGTAATGCCGAAAATCTTTTAGAAAGATTAACAAAACTAGGTTATCATGCTAAAAGAATTCCAGTTAACAAATATGGTTTACATCCTGTTCTTTATGGAAGTTATTCTAGTTATTCTGAAGCATACAAAGCAATGAAAGAAATACAACAAGTTGATAATCCAAAAGCTTGGCTTTTAATAGAAGAATTTTAA
- a CDS encoding RNA polymerase sigma factor — translation MSIEELINGCKKDDIKAQEQLYRQYAPKLFSVCLKYSRNYTEAQDNLQDGFLLVFEKIEQFAFKGSFDGWIKRVMINYILQQYRKETFLNLVHENIPEEVEIEIETDTEIGTEYLMKIIQELPDRYRLVFNLYVVDGYSHQEIADMLSINIGTSKSNLSRAKMILKEKIETLTGSKNIPSIK, via the coding sequence TTGAGTATAGAAGAACTCATAAATGGTTGCAAGAAAGATGACATAAAAGCACAAGAACAATTATATAGACAATATGCTCCTAAATTGTTTTCTGTATGCTTAAAATATTCTCGTAACTATACTGAAGCGCAAGATAATTTACAAGATGGTTTTTTATTAGTGTTTGAAAAAATAGAGCAATTTGCATTCAAAGGTTCTTTTGACGGGTGGATAAAAAGAGTAATGATTAACTATATTTTACAACAATATAGAAAAGAAACGTTCTTAAATTTAGTACATGAAAATATTCCGGAAGAAGTTGAAATAGAAATAGAAACTGACACCGAAATTGGAACAGAATATTTAATGAAAATAATTCAAGAGTTACCCGATAGATATAGATTAGTATTTAATCTTTATGTAGTTGACGGTTATTCTCATCAAGAAATTGCAGATATGCTTTCGATAAATATTGGTACATCAAAATCCAATTTATCTAGAGCAAAAATGATTTTAAAAGAAAAAATTGAAACCTTAACGGGTTCAAAAAATATTCCTTCTATAAAATGA
- a CDS encoding acyl-CoA thioesterase: MNPRTASESLTILTDLVLPSETNPLNNLFGGELLARMDRAASIAARRHSRRITVTASVNHVAFNRSIPLGSVVTVEAKVSRTFKTSMEIYLDVWIEDRESGNKTKANEAIYTFVAVDESGRPVEVAPVIPETELEKQRYDAALRRKQLSLVLAGKMKPDEATELKALFV, translated from the coding sequence ATGAATCCAAGAACTGCTTCAGAATCGTTAACTATCCTAACAGACTTAGTTTTACCAAGTGAAACCAATCCATTGAACAATCTTTTTGGTGGAGAATTACTGGCTCGAATGGATAGAGCTGCAAGTATTGCTGCCCGAAGACATTCAAGAAGAATTACTGTAACAGCTTCTGTAAATCATGTTGCTTTTAACCGTTCTATTCCGCTAGGAAGTGTTGTTACTGTTGAAGCAAAAGTATCTCGTACATTCAAAACTTCTATGGAAATTTATCTTGATGTTTGGATTGAAGATCGTGAATCTGGCAATAAAACAAAAGCTAACGAAGCTATTTATACTTTTGTAGCTGTTGATGAAAGTGGTCGACCTGTTGAAGTTGCACCTGTTATTCCAGAAACCGAACTAGAAAAACAAAGATATGACGCGGCTTTGCGCAGAAAACAACTAAGTCTAGTTTTAGCTGGAAAAATGAAACCAGATGAAGCTACAGAGTTAAAAGCATTATTTGTATAA